The Peribacillus sp. FSL P2-0133 genome has a segment encoding these proteins:
- a CDS encoding diacylglycerol kinase family protein, which yields MNIAKLHPACDLNGKPIITKQKEMSMPRLNETVYFIVNPMAGNEESLKIWKKAEGILKSKAVPHKVFFTREKGHALRLTKEILSGTNQDTRVIAVGGDGTINEMLNGAIDFPHAIIGSIAAGSGNDYVRGIQKTKSVEEALSLFQDNAFRAIDIGRFQTNGKAGYFVNSLGMGIDAEISDEAERSALKKWFNFVRAGKLIYLFIFIKKIFTYKPSCMELIIDGERHLLKKVWFIVIANQPYFGGGMKISPMSKLDDGRLNVIAVHDITLLKLLTVFITVFWGGHLSMKNVDSFAGKMIKMKNQGSVKIQSDGEMVGTHEVAAVVLKEKIRVMFKGNNPYKNMK from the coding sequence TTGAATATTGCCAAACTACATCCAGCCTGCGACCTGAATGGGAAGCCGATCATAACCAAACAGAAGGAAATGAGCATGCCGCGCCTTAATGAAACGGTATATTTCATTGTCAATCCAATGGCTGGAAATGAAGAGAGTTTGAAGATTTGGAAAAAAGCCGAGGGAATATTGAAATCAAAAGCTGTTCCCCATAAGGTGTTCTTTACACGTGAAAAGGGGCATGCGCTAAGATTGACGAAGGAAATTCTATCAGGGACGAATCAGGATACCAGGGTGATCGCTGTCGGGGGAGATGGCACGATTAATGAAATGTTAAATGGCGCCATTGATTTCCCTCACGCTATCATCGGTTCCATTGCGGCTGGATCCGGCAATGATTATGTAAGGGGCATTCAAAAAACTAAGAGTGTGGAAGAAGCTCTTTCTTTATTTCAGGATAATGCCTTCCGTGCCATTGATATTGGACGGTTTCAGACGAATGGCAAGGCGGGTTATTTCGTGAACAGCCTGGGAATGGGCATTGATGCTGAAATTTCCGATGAAGCAGAACGTTCCGCTCTGAAAAAATGGTTTAATTTTGTCAGGGCGGGTAAATTAATTTATCTGTTCATTTTTATAAAAAAGATATTTACTTACAAGCCCAGTTGCATGGAATTGATCATTGATGGTGAGCGGCATCTTTTGAAAAAGGTTTGGTTCATTGTTATTGCGAACCAGCCCTACTTTGGCGGTGGGATGAAAATTTCACCGATGTCGAAGCTGGATGATGGCAGGTTGAACGTGATTGCGGTCCATGATATTACTTTGTTGAAATTATTGACCGTCTTCATCACCGTTTTTTGGGGCGGTCACCTAAGCATGAAAAATGTTGATTCTTTTGCCGGTAAAATGATAAAAATGAAGAATCAAGGGTCAGTAAAAATCCAGTCTGATGGGGAAATGGTTGGTACGCATGAAGTAGCTGCAGTGGTTCTGAAAGAGAAAATCCGCGTCATGTTCAAGGGTAATAACCCATACAAAAATATGAAATGA
- the thpR gene encoding RNA 2',3'-cyclic phosphodiesterase: protein MNTHFFFALVLPDDIKAYLNAVTEQLKQDFPFKKWLHPADYHITMAFLGNAPDTLKEDALGRVENELANEASFGLELSVIGGFGKSESPRILWAGIKQQERLFAIQRKVYTSCIEAGFELDKKPFKPHITLARKFEGDSPFSLESVRQIANLEDKHFEAVQVALYQTHLGASPSYEKIFTINLQK from the coding sequence ATGAATACACATTTTTTCTTTGCTTTAGTATTGCCTGATGATATTAAGGCTTATTTAAATGCTGTTACGGAACAACTAAAGCAAGACTTTCCATTTAAGAAATGGCTGCATCCAGCCGATTATCATATTACGATGGCATTTTTGGGCAATGCTCCCGATACATTGAAAGAGGATGCTTTGGGGCGTGTGGAAAACGAGCTTGCCAATGAGGCCTCATTCGGCTTGGAACTCAGTGTTATCGGCGGTTTTGGCAAGAGTGAGAGTCCAAGGATTCTATGGGCAGGCATCAAGCAGCAAGAAAGGCTTTTTGCCATTCAAAGGAAAGTCTATACTTCTTGTATCGAAGCAGGTTTTGAACTTGATAAAAAGCCGTTTAAGCCTCATATTACGCTTGCAAGAAAATTCGAGGGGGATAGTCCCTTTTCGTTGGAGAGCGTTCGCCAGATAGCGAATTTGGAGGATAAGCATTTTGAAGCAGTTCAGGTTGCGTTATATCAAACACATCTTGGAGCTTCCCCTTCATATGAAAAGATTTTCACGATAAACCTTCAAAAATAG
- a CDS encoding Nramp family divalent metal transporter: MSDVLHQSSSRGIKKLLPYLGPAFIAAVAYIDPGNYATNITAGSKYGYSLLWVIFASNLMAVLIQSLSAKLGIATGKNLPELCRERFSKKTSFLLWIQAEAVIMATDLAEFIGAALGIYLLFDLPLITSAIIAAIGSFAILEFQRRGYRTFEALITVMIFVVVIAFGAQVFYAKPDTSAVVLGLFTPKFEGVDSILLSAGMLGATVMPHAIYLHSSLTQRRIVGKNDMERKRIYRFELIDIVIAMLIAGAINAAMVIVSAALFHKNGILVEDLDVAYQQFGAMLGPSVAMFFGVGLLFAGLSSSSVGVMTGDVVMQGFIKRHIPIYLRRVITTVPPLLIILWGVNPSKALVMSQIVLSFGIAFALVPLIMFTSNEKIMGSLVNHKITSSVAWLIAVLIIGLNLFLLYETLFS; the protein is encoded by the coding sequence ATGTCCGATGTGTTGCATCAATCTTCTTCGAGAGGAATAAAAAAACTTCTTCCCTATCTAGGGCCTGCCTTTATAGCTGCTGTGGCCTATATTGATCCAGGGAATTATGCGACCAATATTACAGCAGGATCAAAATATGGCTATTCGTTATTATGGGTTATCTTCGCATCCAATTTAATGGCTGTGCTAATCCAATCACTATCAGCTAAATTGGGGATAGCCACTGGAAAGAACCTTCCAGAGCTATGCAGGGAAAGATTTTCGAAAAAAACATCTTTCTTATTATGGATTCAGGCCGAAGCCGTTATAATGGCAACCGACCTAGCTGAATTCATAGGAGCTGCACTAGGGATTTATTTGCTATTTGACTTACCGCTTATCACATCGGCAATAATTGCAGCGATTGGTTCCTTTGCCATTCTGGAATTCCAGCGCAGAGGTTATCGAACATTCGAAGCTCTGATCACGGTCATGATATTTGTCGTTGTGATAGCATTTGGTGCTCAAGTTTTTTATGCAAAACCTGACACTTCAGCCGTTGTTTTAGGACTCTTCACTCCAAAGTTCGAGGGAGTGGACAGTATTTTACTTTCGGCCGGTATGCTTGGAGCCACCGTTATGCCACATGCGATTTACCTTCATTCTTCTTTGACTCAAAGAAGAATAGTCGGAAAAAACGATATGGAAAGAAAAAGGATTTATCGTTTTGAGCTAATTGACATTGTCATCGCCATGTTGATAGCAGGCGCGATCAATGCCGCCATGGTCATAGTTTCAGCTGCCCTATTTCATAAGAATGGAATACTTGTAGAGGACTTGGATGTTGCTTATCAACAATTCGGTGCGATGCTTGGACCATCAGTCGCGATGTTCTTTGGAGTAGGATTATTATTTGCCGGTTTATCAAGCTCATCCGTTGGTGTAATGACAGGTGATGTAGTCATGCAAGGATTCATTAAAAGACATATACCGATTTATTTAAGAAGGGTCATCACCACCGTTCCGCCCCTGCTCATAATATTATGGGGAGTGAACCCATCCAAAGCACTTGTGATGAGTCAAATTGTACTCTCGTTTGGCATCGCGTTTGCCTTAGTGCCATTGATCATGTTTACAAGCAATGAAAAAATCATGGGCAGCCTGGTCAACCATAAAATCACCTCGAGCGTCGCCTGGCTTATAGCTGTACTTATCATTGGACTGAACTTGTTCCTGCTATACGAAACACTGTTCAGCTAA
- the dat gene encoding D-amino-acid transaminase, which yields MGKIIFNGDLKSRHEVKVDIEDRGYQFGDGVYEVIRVYNGELFAGEMHLNRLMDSAKLIQMKVSFTAAEIKALMEELVAEDQLKDGIVYMQLTRGVSPRTHSFPTAEVEPVFVAYTKEMPYTGKIKPGVKAVTTDDIRWLRCNIKSLNLLGNIMAKQQAVEAGCDEAIQHRDGTVTEGSSSNVSIVVDGLLKTHPATNLILNGITRQVMLKICADHGIPYVEEAFTVEDMMAADEVLYTSTSVEVTPIINIDGQAIAAGEAGPITKRLQKLFSEEIEKQCGSVK from the coding sequence ATGGGGAAAATCATTTTTAACGGCGACCTTAAAAGCAGGCACGAAGTAAAGGTAGATATTGAAGACCGGGGATATCAATTCGGTGATGGCGTCTATGAAGTCATCCGGGTTTATAATGGCGAATTATTTGCGGGGGAGATGCATCTTAACCGGCTGATGGACAGTGCGAAGTTGATACAGATGAAAGTTTCCTTTACTGCAGCGGAAATCAAAGCACTCATGGAAGAGCTGGTCGCTGAAGATCAACTGAAGGACGGTATCGTCTATATGCAGCTGACAAGGGGCGTATCTCCGCGTACACACTCATTTCCAACTGCTGAGGTGGAACCGGTCTTTGTTGCCTATACCAAGGAAATGCCTTATACAGGAAAAATAAAGCCAGGGGTCAAGGCTGTTACCACCGACGATATACGCTGGCTGCGCTGTAATATCAAGAGTTTAAATCTACTGGGTAATATAATGGCTAAACAGCAAGCTGTAGAAGCCGGCTGTGATGAAGCGATCCAGCATCGTGATGGTACGGTGACGGAGGGAAGTTCGTCCAATGTCTCAATCGTGGTGGATGGACTACTTAAAACGCATCCGGCCACAAACTTGATCCTGAATGGGATTACCCGTCAGGTGATGCTGAAAATTTGCGCTGATCATGGGATTCCATATGTCGAGGAAGCCTTCACCGTCGAGGACATGATGGCAGCCGACGAAGTCCTTTATACAAGCACAAGCGTCGAAGTGACACCAATTATAAATATCGATGGCCAAGCGATTGCAGCCGGGGAAGCCGGTCCGATAACCAAAAGACTGCAGAAACTGTTTTCCGAGGAAATCGAGAAGCAATGCGGTTCCGTTAAATAA
- the pepV gene encoding dipeptidase PepV, whose translation MSELNWREEVEKRKMDLLLDTQNLLKIKSVLDEEHPTEEAPFGKGVKEALDFMLQLGEKDGFTVKNVDNVAGHIEMGEGEELIGILCHVDVVPEGDGWSSDPFGAEIRNGRIYARGAIDDKGPTMAAYHAMKLVRELGEPLNKRVRMIIGTDEESNWRCVDRYFEVEEMPSIGFAPDADFPIISAEKGIWDFSVIHPADAGNGTNSEVNVMEFSSGRRTNMVPDFATAIVEAANPAEVVANYQDYLQKYSLMGQAVPQKNQVLLEMNGVSAHAMEPKNGKNAGLHLAVFLTDLTLDPHAKAYFTFIKDRLFEDSRGNNLGVAYSDEQTGELTVNAGVFNYSKQGDSSIGFSMRYPVTFEWEQQKAALEERLAAYNLKVKTNSHSTPHYVDSESFLIKTLQEVYEAETGDKAELLSIGGGTYARSLKEGVAFGPLFPGSEDIAHQKDEYIDIEDMLKATSIYARAIHELAK comes from the coding sequence TTGAGTGAATTGAATTGGCGAGAAGAAGTTGAAAAACGGAAAATGGACTTATTACTGGACACACAAAACTTATTGAAAATAAAAAGTGTACTGGATGAAGAACATCCGACAGAGGAGGCCCCATTCGGTAAAGGGGTGAAGGAAGCGCTTGATTTCATGCTTCAATTAGGCGAAAAAGACGGTTTTACTGTTAAAAATGTCGATAATGTCGCTGGTCATATCGAAATGGGTGAAGGCGAGGAGTTAATCGGGATATTATGCCATGTCGACGTGGTACCTGAGGGAGATGGCTGGAGTTCGGATCCGTTCGGCGCTGAAATCCGCAATGGCCGCATATATGCTCGTGGGGCAATCGATGATAAAGGGCCGACGATGGCTGCCTATCATGCGATGAAGCTGGTCCGGGAGCTAGGAGAACCTTTGAACAAACGTGTGAGGATGATCATTGGAACCGATGAAGAATCGAACTGGCGCTGCGTTGACCGTTACTTTGAAGTGGAGGAAATGCCCTCGATCGGCTTCGCACCAGATGCTGACTTCCCGATCATCAGTGCGGAAAAAGGAATCTGGGATTTCTCGGTTATACACCCTGCCGATGCAGGAAATGGCACGAACTCTGAAGTGAATGTTATGGAATTTTCTTCAGGTCGAAGGACGAATATGGTACCGGATTTTGCTACGGCTATTGTGGAAGCGGCCAACCCTGCTGAAGTGGTGGCAAACTATCAGGATTATTTGCAAAAATACTCATTGATGGGCCAAGCAGTTCCGCAAAAAAATCAAGTGCTGCTTGAAATGAATGGTGTCTCGGCACACGCGATGGAACCGAAAAATGGAAAGAATGCAGGTCTGCATTTAGCCGTATTTTTAACTGATCTTACTCTTGATCCGCATGCGAAAGCCTACTTCACTTTCATAAAGGATCGTTTGTTTGAAGATTCCCGCGGAAATAATTTAGGTGTGGCTTATTCGGATGAGCAAACAGGAGAATTGACGGTCAATGCCGGCGTTTTCAATTATTCTAAACAAGGCGACAGCTCGATTGGTTTCAGCATGCGTTATCCGGTGACATTTGAGTGGGAACAACAAAAGGCGGCATTGGAAGAAAGACTTGCGGCATATAATTTGAAAGTGAAGACCAATTCGCATTCAACTCCACATTATGTGGACAGTGAAAGCTTCTTGATTAAGACGTTGCAGGAAGTTTATGAAGCGGAGACAGGTGATAAAGCTGAACTCCTTTCGATTGGCGGCGGCACTTACGCCCGTTCATTGAAAGAAGGCGTTGCATTTGGCCCGCTTTTCCCAGGCAGCGAAGACATTGCGCATCAGAAAGATGAATATATTGATATTGAAGATATGCTTAAGGCTACGTCCATTTATGCACGTGCCATTCATGAATTGGCTAAATAA
- a CDS encoding MATE family efflux transporter: MNNRVYLSLAIPLTISTMSTPLLGAVDTAVVGKLSDPAYIGGVAVGTIIFNTMYWLFGFLRVSTSAFAAQAEGARDEKQSLMALIRPFFIAAIIGLLFIVIQKPILNISLGAIGPESDVSAFAADYFGIRIWGAPFALLNYVILGWLIGKSRIKTSLFIQVFMNLINIVLCLVFVNGFSWSVSGVAAASLISEISAFLLGLWVIRKAVNVPDSFSFREGFDRASLKKMMVVNRDLFIRTICLITVFNLFTAKGATFGTETLAANAVLIQIHYLMAYCFDGFANASSLLVGKAIGSRDINLYKKTLSLSARWGLYASFILAASYYLFSDKVILLFTNIPGVIELAHEYGLWIVLFPFSAFIGLIFYGVFTGATEAVPVRNSMLLALLAFLFVQFMAVPHNGNHGLWLAFLAFSLGRSVFLALYIPRLNRKVTKLMDADSLMKSSSF; the protein is encoded by the coding sequence ATGAATAACAGAGTGTATCTTTCCTTGGCCATCCCGCTTACGATTTCGACGATGAGTACGCCCTTGCTCGGTGCGGTCGATACGGCTGTGGTTGGAAAGTTGAGTGATCCCGCTTATATTGGCGGGGTGGCTGTCGGAACCATAATTTTTAATACGATGTATTGGCTTTTTGGTTTTCTACGGGTCAGTACATCTGCCTTTGCTGCACAAGCGGAGGGGGCACGGGATGAAAAGCAAAGCCTGATGGCCTTGATTCGGCCTTTTTTCATTGCCGCGATCATCGGCCTGCTTTTTATCGTGATCCAAAAACCCATATTGAATATCTCGTTAGGCGCAATCGGTCCGGAATCGGACGTTTCCGCCTTTGCCGCAGATTATTTCGGCATCCGGATATGGGGTGCACCTTTTGCATTATTGAACTATGTCATCTTAGGCTGGTTAATCGGGAAATCCAGGATAAAAACATCTTTGTTCATTCAAGTTTTCATGAACTTGATCAATATTGTCTTATGCCTCGTTTTTGTAAATGGCTTTTCGTGGTCTGTATCAGGGGTTGCTGCCGCTTCATTGATATCAGAGATTTCCGCTTTTTTGCTGGGCTTGTGGGTCATCCGAAAAGCGGTTAACGTACCGGATTCATTTTCATTCCGGGAGGGGTTCGATCGGGCTTCCCTGAAAAAAATGATGGTGGTCAACAGGGATTTATTCATCAGGACCATTTGCCTGATCACGGTTTTCAATCTTTTTACGGCCAAGGGAGCCACTTTCGGGACAGAGACACTGGCGGCCAATGCCGTACTCATTCAAATCCATTACCTGATGGCCTATTGCTTTGATGGCTTCGCGAACGCGTCGAGTCTTCTGGTCGGGAAGGCGATTGGTTCGAGAGATATAAACCTTTATAAAAAAACACTCTCACTATCGGCGCGGTGGGGCTTGTATGCTTCGTTCATACTTGCCGCATCTTACTATCTATTCAGCGATAAGGTCATTCTCCTTTTCACGAACATTCCCGGCGTCATCGAACTGGCCCATGAATATGGACTTTGGATAGTCCTGTTCCCATTCAGTGCCTTTATCGGACTCATTTTTTATGGAGTGTTTACCGGTGCGACAGAAGCCGTTCCAGTTAGGAACTCAATGCTCCTTGCACTATTGGCTTTTCTATTTGTCCAATTCATGGCTGTCCCGCATAATGGCAATCATGGATTATGGCTTGCATTCCTGGCTTTCAGTTTAGGACGTTCCGTGTTTTTAGCATTATACATCCCAAGGCTGAACCGAAAAGTAACAAAGCTTATGGATGCTGATAGTCTAATGAAATCATCTTCTTTTTAA
- a CDS encoding SDR family oxidoreductase encodes MGRLTDKVAIITGGASGMGREMVDLFTKEGAQVIAADINEKAVAVVNELDNVHGTVLDVSSDESWKKVTDEVIAKFGKIDILVNNAGISTEKGINDTTLADWQLMLSINGFGPFLGMKHVVPHMAKEGKGAVVNISSFTAQIGMGLNSYSASKGAVRAISKAAATQYGRMGVRVNAVFPGIIETPMTQKLEESKELVNQMIKATPLQRLGHPADIANAVLYLASDEASYVTGAELVIDGGYSAQ; translated from the coding sequence ATGGGAAGATTGACTGATAAAGTAGCCATTATCACTGGCGGAGCATCTGGTATGGGCAGGGAAATGGTAGACCTATTCACAAAAGAAGGAGCACAAGTCATTGCTGCTGATATCAATGAAAAAGCTGTAGCTGTTGTGAATGAACTGGATAATGTCCATGGAACTGTACTTGATGTATCTTCAGATGAAAGCTGGAAAAAGGTGACCGATGAAGTTATCGCTAAATTTGGCAAAATCGACATTTTGGTAAACAATGCCGGTATCTCAACAGAAAAAGGCATTAACGATACGACATTGGCCGATTGGCAGCTAATGTTAAGCATCAATGGATTTGGACCATTCCTTGGAATGAAACACGTTGTTCCTCACATGGCTAAAGAAGGTAAAGGCGCAGTTGTAAACATTTCTTCCTTCACTGCTCAAATCGGAATGGGCTTAAACTCTTACTCAGCTTCAAAAGGTGCCGTTCGTGCTATTTCCAAGGCTGCCGCAACGCAATATGGCCGCATGGGCGTCCGTGTCAATGCTGTATTCCCTGGTATCATCGAAACACCAATGACTCAAAAATTAGAAGAGTCAAAAGAGTTAGTGAACCAAATGATCAAAGCAACTCCATTACAACGTTTGGGTCACCCGGCGGATATTGCAAATGCAGTGCTTTATCTAGCATCCGATGAAGCTTCATACGTAACTGGTGCCGAGCTTGTCATCGACGGCGGATACTCAGCTCAATAA
- a CDS encoding DedA family protein, which produces MDIVKDLISNYGYFAIYGLLAIGIIGLPVPDEFMMTFVGYLSSISVLNVQGAFLVSFLGSISGMLVSYFIGKKVGKPFLRKHGKWIKMTPARLERLEKWFNKYGPWTIIIAYFIPGVRHFASYISGMNGMGKRKYFIFAGAGAFSWCLVFTTFGYFIGVLT; this is translated from the coding sequence ATGGATATTGTAAAAGATTTAATATCAAACTATGGTTATTTTGCGATATATGGACTGTTGGCCATTGGGATTATTGGCTTGCCGGTACCTGATGAGTTCATGATGACTTTTGTCGGCTATTTGTCATCCATTTCCGTTTTGAATGTCCAGGGAGCATTCCTTGTCAGTTTCCTTGGTTCGATATCCGGGATGCTTGTCAGTTATTTCATCGGAAAAAAGGTGGGGAAGCCTTTTTTGAGGAAGCATGGTAAGTGGATCAAAATGACCCCCGCGAGGTTGGAGAGATTGGAGAAATGGTTCAATAAATACGGTCCTTGGACCATCATCATAGCCTATTTCATTCCAGGAGTCCGTCACTTCGCCAGTTACATTTCCGGGATGAATGGAATGGGGAAACGCAAGTACTTTATTTTTGCAGGAGCAGGGGCTTTCAGCTGGTGTTTGGTATTTACGACTTTTGGTTATTTCATTGGTGTGTTAACGTGA
- the lepB gene encoding signal peptidase I, producing the protein MEKRKEVFSWIKAILIAVILAFLIRTYIFAPIVVDGESMMPTLQDHERIVLTKFGTNIDNIDRFDIVVFHATVDKDYIKRVIGLPGDHIEYKDDTLYINGKAYEEPYLDKYKNQMAGVPLTESFKLEDITGSMTVPEGQLFLMGDNRQNSLDSREIGTISVDEIVGKANLVYWPINEIKLVN; encoded by the coding sequence TTGGAAAAAAGAAAAGAAGTTTTTTCATGGATAAAAGCGATATTGATTGCAGTCATTCTAGCTTTTTTAATTCGAACGTATATTTTTGCACCGATTGTCGTGGACGGTGAGTCAATGATGCCGACTCTGCAAGACCACGAAAGAATTGTTCTTACCAAGTTTGGAACGAATATCGATAATATAGACCGGTTTGACATTGTCGTTTTTCATGCAACGGTAGATAAAGATTATATAAAAAGGGTAATTGGTCTGCCAGGTGACCATATTGAATATAAAGACGATACGCTTTATATTAATGGGAAAGCTTATGAAGAACCATACTTGGACAAATATAAGAATCAGATGGCAGGGGTGCCGCTGACTGAATCCTTCAAGCTGGAGGATATTACAGGCAGCATGACAGTGCCGGAAGGCCAGTTGTTCCTTATGGGGGACAATCGCCAAAATAGTTTGGATAGCCGTGAAATAGGCACGATTTCCGTCGATGAAATTGTCGGCAAGGCGAATCTAGTGTATTGGCCAATCAATGAAATAAAGCTTGTGAATTAA
- a CDS encoding DnaJ family domain-containing protein: MGKEQGHVNWMDQIFKEYERDGGLKNNPGFGKPLPESALSGNIYDNFLTKAMDAGYLPLWIKWQKEIREELSGLVRLKKMNGTESEIKKRIAEINEKVRTYNAICPAKMQRREIELESIEIQYGKWK; this comes from the coding sequence ATGGGCAAAGAACAAGGGCATGTGAACTGGATGGATCAGATTTTTAAGGAATATGAAAGAGACGGCGGGCTGAAGAATAATCCTGGCTTTGGAAAACCGCTTCCGGAGTCGGCGCTATCGGGAAATATATATGACAACTTCTTGACGAAGGCCATGGATGCCGGTTACCTTCCGCTTTGGATAAAATGGCAAAAAGAAATTCGGGAAGAGCTATCAGGATTGGTTCGATTGAAAAAAATGAATGGAACTGAATCTGAAATTAAGAAACGAATTGCTGAAATAAATGAGAAAGTCCGTACATATAATGCAATTTGTCCAGCCAAAATGCAGCGCAGGGAAATAGAGTTGGAAAGCATCGAAATCCAGTATGGAAAATGGAAGTAA
- a CDS encoding immunoglobulin-like domain-containing protein — translation MKIPLMKVGALTCLTIGLFNGQAFAESGITNACSSFGEIQSNVNPSHKQINCLLTNAAIEAEIPPEVVKAVATQENGDWRQFNEDGKPIISGDGGIGLMQLTNKSGYDQKKLENDIVYNIEAGVEVLGDMYSRRDLPKIKGAGRRVIENWYFPVMAYNGTKPVNSPLYQENGKINPNAYQEEVFAEIEKQSYLDLDGTKLAEYPFKTTDFQYDRESTENIIFKNLEYTLTDQTHDSVYWFKAGDKVVTTSSANIRKEISTTAGAVLVPPNTSLTITGNFDYHESKGNKFVFYPVQTEDKSIKGYVSSAYISNSPSVVVPIKDTNKPVISGAAGKSIPFNSTFNPKTSVKAKDDKDGDLTSAIRVEGKVDTKKVGTYNLTYTVADKAGNVAKATRKITVYDQVKPVISGAGNKTIKLNSTFNPKTNVSAKDNADGSLTSKIKVTGTVNTKKKGTYTLKYTVTDSSKNAATVTRKITIDGTKPVISGANSKTVGYYSTFNPKSGVSAKDNLDGNMTSKIKVTGTVNTKKKGTYTLKYTITDSSKNTATVTRKITVDSTKPVISGANSKTIAYNSTFNPKSGVSAKDNLDGSLTSKIKITGTVNTKKKGTYTLTYTVTDKSKNKAEVKRKITVK, via the coding sequence ATTGAGGCCGAAATCCCCCCTGAAGTTGTAAAAGCGGTGGCTACGCAGGAAAACGGGGATTGGAGGCAATTTAATGAGGACGGTAAACCGATTATATCCGGCGATGGCGGTATCGGTCTTATGCAGCTTACCAATAAAAGTGGGTATGACCAGAAAAAGCTGGAAAATGATATAGTCTACAATATCGAGGCAGGCGTCGAGGTACTGGGTGATATGTATTCAAGAAGGGATTTGCCCAAGATCAAAGGTGCAGGACGAAGGGTCATCGAAAATTGGTATTTCCCTGTAATGGCATACAATGGGACAAAACCGGTTAACAGTCCTCTTTACCAGGAAAACGGGAAAATAAATCCGAATGCCTACCAAGAGGAAGTTTTTGCTGAGATAGAAAAACAAAGTTATTTGGATTTGGATGGCACAAAACTGGCCGAATATCCATTCAAAACAACGGACTTTCAATATGACCGGGAAAGCACCGAAAATATCATCTTTAAAAATCTTGAATACACACTGACAGATCAAACTCATGACTCTGTTTATTGGTTCAAGGCAGGAGACAAAGTTGTGACGACATCCAGTGCGAATATCAGGAAAGAAATAAGCACTACGGCAGGTGCAGTACTTGTGCCGCCAAATACAAGCTTGACCATCACAGGGAATTTTGACTATCACGAATCTAAGGGAAATAAATTTGTCTTTTACCCAGTACAAACGGAGGACAAGAGTATTAAGGGGTATGTTTCATCGGCTTACATCTCCAATAGTCCATCGGTTGTCGTGCCCATCAAGGATACGAATAAACCTGTGATTTCAGGGGCAGCTGGTAAATCGATACCATTCAACTCAACTTTCAATCCTAAAACCAGCGTGAAGGCGAAGGATGATAAAGATGGTGACTTAACGAGTGCCATACGTGTGGAAGGTAAGGTGGATACCAAGAAAGTGGGCACCTATAATTTGACTTATACGGTAGCTGACAAAGCTGGGAATGTTGCCAAGGCCACAAGGAAAATAACCGTTTATGATCAAGTCAAGCCGGTGATTTCCGGTGCCGGGAATAAAACCATCAAACTTAATTCTACATTCAATCCAAAAACAAACGTGAGTGCCAAGGATAATGCCGATGGCAGCTTGACTAGTAAAATCAAAGTGACGGGTACAGTGAATACGAAGAAAAAGGGGACCTATACATTGAAGTATACGGTCACCGATTCATCGAAAAATGCAGCGACAGTCACAAGAAAGATCACGATAGATGGCACCAAGCCAGTCATCTCGGGAGCCAATAGTAAAACCGTTGGCTATTATTCGACATTCAACCCTAAATCAGGCGTATCTGCGAAAGATAACCTGGATGGCAACATGACTAGTAAAATAAAGGTGACAGGTACGGTGAATACAAAGAAAAAAGGAACGTATACATTAAAGTATACAATCACTGATTCATCGAAAAATACTGCGACAGTCACAAGAAAGATTACGGTAGACAGCACCAAGCCGGTCATTTCCGGTGCCAATAGCAAAACCATTGCCTATAACTCGACATTCAATCCTAAATCAGGTGTATCCGCGAAAGATAATCTTGATGGAAGTTTAACAAGTAAGATCAAAATAACAGGGACTGTGAATACGAAGAAAAAAGGCACCTATACATTGACTTACACAGTTACGGATAAATCGAAGAACAAGGCAGAAGTAAAACGGAAAATCACAGTTAAATAG